A section of the Prochlorococcus marinus XMU1402 genome encodes:
- the ndhM gene encoding NAD(P)H-quinone oxidoreductase subunit M — protein MEKMLIKSTTRHVRIFTAEVVDKELKFHPNKLTLDLDPDNEFIWNEDSLAKINNKFNELINERAGKDLDDYELRKIGSEIEGLIKFLLQNGQLTYNPDCRVMNYSMGLPKTNEVL, from the coding sequence ATGGAAAAAATGCTTATAAAATCAACTACTCGTCATGTAAGAATTTTTACAGCCGAAGTAGTTGACAAAGAATTAAAATTTCACCCCAACAAACTTACTCTTGATTTAGATCCTGATAACGAATTTATTTGGAACGAAGATTCTTTGGCCAAAATAAATAATAAATTTAATGAACTAATAAACGAGAGAGCCGGAAAGGATTTAGATGATTATGAACTTCGGAAAATAGGATCAGAAATTGAAGGCTTAATTAAATTTTTGCTTCAAAATGGCCAACTCACTTATAATCCTGATTGTAGAGTAATGAACTATTCAATGGGTTTACCAAAAACAAATGAAGTACTGTGA
- a CDS encoding DUF3172 domain-containing protein, protein MNRSPSNRRPRRGSNKNYYSSNPRDIDSFGQRNSRLPASSDQKINFSTGTIAVLAGVLILGVGIGSAITSTTDGGQGNIASQQQLDMAVPDPEFCRQWGASAFVIDVEMYTTLNPSTSFVTQPALQPGCVIRRENWTVLQKQGAISNEDVRECKQRMNTFAYIGSIRDKPIVKCVYQTDVNENKFIIKGDGQAEDGGVGINKEAIQF, encoded by the coding sequence GTGAACAGATCACCGTCAAATAGAAGGCCGAGGAGAGGCTCAAATAAAAATTATTATTCTTCAAATCCGAGAGATATTGATTCTTTTGGTCAAAGAAATAGTAGGTTGCCTGCTTCTTCTGATCAAAAGATTAATTTTAGTACAGGGACCATTGCTGTACTTGCGGGGGTATTAATTTTAGGAGTTGGTATTGGAAGCGCTATTACCAGTACAACAGATGGTGGACAGGGAAATATAGCTAGTCAACAACAATTAGATATGGCTGTACCAGACCCTGAATTTTGTAGACAATGGGGAGCCAGTGCTTTTGTAATTGATGTTGAAATGTATACAACTCTTAATCCATCCACCAGTTTTGTAACGCAACCAGCTCTTCAGCCGGGTTGTGTAATTAGAAGAGAGAATTGGACAGTTTTACAAAAACAGGGAGCTATTAGTAATGAAGATGTAAGAGAATGTAAGCAAAGAATGAATACTTTTGCTTATATTGGCTCTATAAGAGACAAGCCTATAGTTAAATGTGTTTATCAGACTGATGTAAATGAAAATAAATTCATAATAAAAGGCGATGGTCAGGCCGAAGATGGTGGAGTTGGTATTAACAAAGAAGCTATTCAGTTCTGA
- a CDS encoding LysR family transcriptional regulator has protein sequence MPELPFTLDQLRILKAIAAQGSFKKAADLLYVTQPAVSLQIQNLEKQLEITIFDRGGRKALLTEAGRLLLEYCERILNQCDEACKAIEDLNSLKGGTLVIGASQTTGTYLMPRMIGLFRQKYPEVSVQLQVHSTRRTGWSVANGQIDLAIIGGQLPGDLENLLQVIPYATDELALVLPSKHPLSNKKELLKEDLYKLNFVTLDSQSTTRKVVDKLLQDSGLEIQRLKIEMELNSLEAIKNAVQSGLGASFLPVVSIERELAAGTIHKAFIADLEVKRELKLITNPSRYTSRASEVFKKNILPQFASLDSPLRKI, from the coding sequence ATGCCCGAATTACCATTTACTCTAGACCAATTAAGAATATTAAAAGCAATAGCAGCTCAAGGAAGTTTTAAGAAAGCTGCAGATTTATTGTACGTAACCCAACCTGCTGTAAGTTTGCAAATACAAAATCTGGAAAAACAACTTGAAATCACAATTTTTGATAGAGGGGGCAGAAAAGCTCTTTTAACAGAAGCAGGCAGACTACTCCTTGAATACTGTGAACGGATCTTGAATCAGTGTGACGAAGCTTGTAAAGCTATTGAAGATTTAAATAGTTTAAAAGGTGGAACCCTTGTTATTGGAGCGAGTCAAACCACAGGAACTTATCTAATGCCTAGAATGATAGGATTATTTAGACAAAAATATCCTGAAGTATCTGTTCAACTTCAAGTTCACAGTACTAGAAGAACTGGCTGGAGTGTTGCCAATGGACAAATTGATTTAGCAATTATTGGTGGACAATTACCTGGAGATTTAGAAAATCTGCTACAAGTGATTCCATATGCGACAGATGAATTAGCACTTGTTTTGCCTTCTAAACACCCACTTTCAAATAAAAAAGAACTTTTAAAAGAAGATTTATACAAATTAAATTTTGTAACATTAGATTCTCAATCTACAACGAGAAAAGTTGTCGATAAACTTCTACAAGACTCCGGACTTGAAATTCAAAGATTAAAAATTGAGATGGAGCTAAACTCACTTGAAGCAATCAAGAATGCAGTTCAATCGGGTTTAGGGGCTTCCTTTTTACCAGTTGTTTCAATTGAAAGAGAATTAGCAGCTGGAACAATCCACAAAGCATTTATAGCTGACCTAGAGGTCAAAAGAGAGCTTAAATTAATTACTAATCCATCAAGGTATACATCAAGAGCATCAGAGGTCTTCAAGAAAAATATTCTGCCGCAATTCGCTAGTTTGGATAGCCCATTGAGGAAAATATAA
- a CDS encoding NnrU family protein, with amino-acid sequence METHKTSLIILTLIFIFAVIHSGGAALRIKAESFMGPRIWRLCFVFFSLPSAIVLISYFLAHRYDGIRLWNLQSNNFVFVIVWFLTAISFLFLYPATYNLLEIPSVLKPKVRIYGTGIMRITRHPQAFGQIIWCFAHTLWIGTSFTLITSIGLIMHHLFAIWHGDKRLAYRFGDEFEKFKQNTSIIPFVAIFEGRQKFKIKEFFRISQLGIFIAIGVLWWSHQYINIAVKTFNSSFLSEFFN; translated from the coding sequence ATGGAAACTCATAAAACTTCTTTAATAATATTAACCCTGATTTTTATTTTTGCAGTAATTCATAGTGGGGGAGCAGCTTTAAGAATTAAAGCAGAATCTTTTATGGGACCAAGAATATGGAGGTTATGCTTTGTTTTTTTTAGTTTGCCATCTGCAATAGTATTAATTAGTTATTTTTTGGCTCACAGATATGACGGAATCAGATTATGGAATTTGCAGAGTAATAATTTTGTTTTTGTAATAGTTTGGTTTCTAACTGCGATAAGTTTTTTATTTTTATATCCTGCTACTTATAATCTTCTTGAGATCCCGTCAGTGTTAAAACCTAAAGTGCGAATTTATGGAACCGGGATAATGAGAATTACACGGCATCCCCAAGCATTTGGTCAGATAATTTGGTGTTTTGCTCATACTCTATGGATTGGCACATCTTTTACATTAATAACTTCTATTGGGTTAATAATGCATCATCTTTTTGCTATCTGGCATGGGGATAAAAGATTAGCCTATAGATTTGGAGATGAATTTGAAAAGTTTAAACAAAATACTTCCATAATTCCCTTTGTAGCAATATTTGAAGGCAGACAAAAATTTAAGATTAAAGAGTTTTTTAGAATATCTCAACTTGGAATATTTATTGCAATAGGAGTACTTTGGTGGTCTCATCAGTATATAAATATTGCTGTTAAAACATTTAATTCATCATTTTTGTCGGAATTTTTCAATTGA